One bacterium DNA window includes the following coding sequences:
- a CDS encoding tetratricopeptide repeat protein: QAGDTAYAAGEYEQAAAAYQKAIDAGARRPRVQNNLGNALMREGKPGAAQASYRKALELDPEYLFGINNLALALYRGGERDRAWQLLTQAQMSWPRVSFLYTTAGYFKYLEGDRAAATAAFQEAVRLNPDSPAALNNIGALLLEDPAATADPLPYLMRAIEKDPENGLFRDTLGWYYFTRGMFAEATIEIGKAFLYDPKNLEVRVHYATVLEWIGKEQEALEQWSKVLELADDERVKRTAHEHYWDLRGRGVTAAN, encoded by the coding sequence AGCAGGCCGGCGACACGGCGTACGCCGCCGGGGAGTACGAGCAGGCGGCCGCGGCCTACCAGAAGGCGATCGACGCTGGCGCGCGGCGGCCGCGCGTGCAGAACAACCTCGGCAACGCGCTCATGCGCGAGGGCAAGCCCGGGGCGGCGCAGGCCTCCTACCGCAAGGCGCTGGAGCTCGACCCCGAGTACCTCTTCGGCATCAACAACCTGGCGCTCGCGCTCTACCGCGGCGGCGAGCGGGACCGGGCCTGGCAGCTGCTGACCCAGGCGCAGATGAGCTGGCCGCGGGTGTCCTTCCTCTACACCACCGCCGGCTACTTCAAGTACCTCGAGGGCGACCGCGCCGCGGCCACGGCCGCGTTCCAGGAGGCGGTGCGGCTGAACCCGGACTCCCCGGCGGCGCTCAACAACATCGGCGCGCTGCTGCTCGAGGACCCGGCCGCCACCGCCGACCCGCTGCCGTACCTGATGCGCGCCATCGAGAAGGACCCCGAGAACGGCCTCTTCCGCGACACGCTCGGCTGGTACTACTTCACGCGCGGGATGTTCGCCGAGGCCACGATTGAAATCGGCAAGGCCTTCCTCTATGATCCGAAAAACCTCGAGGTCCGCGTCCACTACGCCACCGTCCTCGAGTGGATCGGCAAGGAGCAGGAGGCCCTCGAGCAGTGGTCGAAGGTGTTGGAACTCGCGGATGACGAGCGCGTCAAGCGCACGGCGCACGAACACTACTGGGACCTGCGGGGGCGCGGCGTGACCGCCGCCAACTAG